In a single window of the Methanobrevibacter oralis genome:
- the hemA gene encoding glutamyl-tRNA reductase, translating to MILNLRVDHKVADIHSMENIAQDIDELFLKLQERFSITEYIEIHTCNRKEYYIHNDYIMAEEELLDHDNNAIIIEHGEDAIIHLLRMAAGLESMIVGEDQILGQVKDAKYKASKNLHCGKVLDTLFTKAIHVGQVVRNKTNINKGSVSIGSVAIDLAEKHLGSLENKNVLVVGAGKMGRLVAKALAEKDLKAIFVANRTFYVAVELARDLNGEAILFSDLEKYLANADLVISATSAPHTLLTKERLLTINMDYSNLMIVDIANPRDVSEDVAELGVKLFNIDDLRDIADENTQLRINEFCEAEDIIEDEFNLLKGSFKIMEVEGTLANLRVSMEKIRQDETKKAASKLSDVDDSAKILNNLTNSIVNKIFFDISQKIKSAAKEDNEDVLSAVEYIFCE from the coding sequence GTGATACTTAATTTAAGGGTTGATCATAAAGTAGCAGATATTCATTCAATGGAAAATATTGCTCAAGATATTGATGAATTGTTTTTAAAGTTGCAAGAAAGATTTTCAATTACTGAATACATTGAAATACATACTTGTAATCGTAAAGAGTATTATATTCATAATGATTATATAATGGCTGAAGAAGAGTTATTGGATCATGATAATAATGCGATAATTATTGAACATGGTGAAGATGCAATTATTCATTTATTACGTATGGCTGCTGGTTTAGAATCAATGATTGTTGGTGAAGATCAAATTTTAGGTCAAGTTAAAGATGCTAAATATAAAGCAAGCAAAAATCTTCACTGTGGAAAAGTTTTAGATACTCTTTTTACTAAAGCTATTCATGTAGGGCAAGTTGTAAGAAATAAAACTAATATTAATAAGGGTTCTGTTTCTATTGGATCAGTTGCTATTGATTTAGCAGAAAAACATTTAGGAAGTTTAGAAAATAAAAATGTTTTAGTTGTTGGTGCTGGGAAAATGGGTAGGTTAGTTGCAAAGGCACTAGCTGAAAAAGATTTAAAAGCAATTTTTGTAGCAAATCGAACTTTTTATGTCGCTGTTGAGTTAGCTCGTGATTTAAATGGGGAAGCCATATTATTTTCTGACTTGGAGAAGTATTTAGCAAATGCAGATTTAGTTATTAGTGCAACAAGTGCACCTCATACATTATTAACTAAAGAACGTCTTTTAACTATTAATATGGATTATTCTAATTTGATGATTGTTGATATTGCAAATCCACGTGATGTTTCAGAGGATGTTGCTGAATTAGGAGTTAAATTATTCAATATAGATGATTTACGAGACATTGCAGATGAAAATACTCAACTTAGAATTAATGAGTTTTGTGAAGCAGAAGATATCATCGAAGATGAGTTTAATTTACTTAAAGGGTCTTTCAAAATAATGGAAGTTGAAGGAACACTAGCTAATTTAAGAGTATCTATGGAAAAAATAAGACAAGATGAAACTAAAAAAGCTGCTTCAAAATTATCTGATGTAGATGATAGTGCTAAAATATTAAATAATTTAACAAATTCTATTGTTAATAAGATTTTTTTTGATATTTCTCAAAAAATAAAAAGTGCTGCAAAAGAGGATAATGAGGATGTTCTCTCTGCAGTTGAGTATATTTTCTGTGAATAA
- a CDS encoding precorrin-2 dehydrogenase/sirohydrochlorin ferrochelatase family protein, with protein MNWTSCYLKTSDLKVFVLGTGEVATRRANRFLDHGAFVKLAGSDLDDGLKSKGAILVSTDEVDSLVKWADLVILASGDKELSEYVSKIASNKLLNRADAPDDGNIIIPTSFKIADVEISIFTNGRSPLMARQLRKKIQSIITDEDILEIELQNFARSLLKKKLSNQKDRKNVLYDIFEDETVNNLIKYNKIDESKEYIKNLIDNIGDLSDT; from the coding sequence ATGAATTGGACTTCTTGTTATTTGAAAACTTCTGATTTAAAAGTATTTGTATTAGGTACTGGTGAAGTAGCTACTCGTAGAGCAAATAGATTCTTAGATCATGGGGCTTTTGTTAAATTAGCTGGAAGTGATTTGGATGATGGACTTAAAAGTAAAGGAGCTATTTTAGTATCAACGGATGAAGTGGATTCTTTAGTTAAATGGGCTGATTTAGTTATTTTAGCTAGTGGTGATAAAGAGCTTTCAGAGTATGTTTCAAAAATTGCAAGTAATAAATTATTAAATCGAGCAGATGCACCAGATGATGGAAACATTATTATTCCAACAAGTTTTAAAATAGCTGATGTTGAGATTTCTATTTTTACAAATGGCAGAAGTCCATTAATGGCTCGCCAATTAAGAAAAAAGATTCAGTCAATTATTACTGATGAAGATATTTTAGAAATTGAACTTCAAAATTTTGCAAGGTCTTTACTTAAAAAAAAACTTTCTAATCAAAAAGATCGTAAAAATGTTTTATATGACATTTTTGAAGATGAAACTGTCAATAATTTAATTAAATACAATAAGATTGATGAATCAAAAGAATACATTAAAAATTTAATTGATAATATAGGGGATTTAAGTGATACTTAA
- a CDS encoding methanogenesis marker 9 domain-containing protein, whose translation MTWEDAPSHICRGGDVRGLAFCCPPVKPCPILNVLDEVNLTPQDYIDIKTQFARETKLGEGAGTCFGSLVWCCKPSKPCPLRDMTLNNIGMSHDEYLDLKKELSERLTGVEKPAADEKAESLAETFNVSKIEAINILTDCNNDLRAAVRVLRAKMLENSD comes from the coding sequence ATGACTTGGGAAGACGCACCGTCTCATATTTGTAGAGGAGGAGATGTTAGGGGTTTAGCATTTTGTTGTCCACCGGTTAAACCATGTCCTATATTAAATGTACTAGATGAAGTTAATTTAACTCCACAAGATTATATTGATATTAAAACTCAATTTGCAAGAGAAACTAAATTAGGCGAAGGGGCAGGAACTTGTTTTGGATCATTAGTATGGTGTTGCAAACCATCTAAACCTTGTCCATTAAGAGACATGACTTTAAATAATATTGGAATGAGCCATGATGAGTATTTAGATTTGAAAAAAGAGTTATCTGAAAGATTAACTGGTGTTGAAAAACCAGCAGCTGATGAAAAAGCAGAATCATTAGCTGAAACATTTAATGTTTCTAAAATTGAAGCAATAAATATTTTAACAGATTGTAATAATGATTTAAGGGCTGCTGTTAGAGTATTAAGGGCAAAAATGTTGGAGAATTCTGATTAA
- a CDS encoding M48 family metallopeptidase, with translation MKINNIPTEISRKKIKNMYIRVLPPIANVKVSVPKHLSDKEIYEFIESHKDWIEKKRRYILENKIQAPLKYKSGETHCLWGEKYILKVISNEKVKDITVNNGIIYLPVSKRSTIKSRKKALNEFYRLEMKKNIPPLLNKCINIVGKQPNEVKIRDMKNWGNCHFQDKRITLNLKLATKPRICLEYVIIHELTHLIEFNHSKNFKKLMEEFLPNWREIKELLNK, from the coding sequence ATGAAAATTAATAACATTCCAACTGAAATAAGTAGAAAAAAAATTAAAAATATGTATATACGAGTATTGCCACCAATTGCTAATGTTAAAGTATCAGTACCTAAACATTTATCTGATAAAGAAATTTATGAGTTTATTGAATCTCATAAAGATTGGATTGAAAAAAAGAGAAGATATATTTTAGAAAATAAAATACAAGCTCCTTTAAAGTATAAGTCTGGTGAAACCCATTGCCTATGGGGTGAAAAATACATTTTAAAAGTAATATCTAATGAAAAAGTAAAAGATATTACTGTCAATAATGGAATTATTTATCTTCCTGTTTCAAAAAGAAGCACAATAAAAAGTAGAAAAAAAGCATTGAATGAATTTTATAGGTTAGAAATGAAAAAAAATATTCCTCCATTATTAAATAAATGTATAAATATTGTTGGAAAACAACCTAATGAAGTAAAAATAAGAGATATGAAAAATTGGGGTAATTGTCACTTTCAAGATAAACGAATCACATTAAATTTAAAATTAGCTACAAAACCACGAATCTGTTTAGAATATGTTATTATACATGAATTAACTCATTTAATTGAATTTAATCATAGTAAAAATTTTAAAAAATTAATGGAGGAATTCTTGCCAAATTGGCGTGAAATAAAAGAATTATTAAATAAATAA